The DNA segment ATCAGGAGAAATCGAACCAAACATTAATTAATCGCCATTCTAGTGAGCGGGTTAACTAGATTTACCCCACCAGCCATCTTGTTGGACAAAACCACCTAGTCTCCAAACTCGCTCTGAATTTATTGTAACCCCAGTCAAATAGTTTTCACTCCCAAAACACCACCATCTCCCTTGCGAGCCAGAAAAGCCGCCTAGAGTGCCAATGATTTGCACTGCTTCTCGTAAAGATGGTGGCTTTTTGCTGCTAAGGAACTTCTGCTAATTAAAACTTCTGACTCTAATTGTGAGTATCGCTTTTCTAACACTATATTCTGGACTGAGTTTGACCATACTAACTTTGGATTAACGGATTTCTTTATTTTCAAGATAAGACACTTCCAAATCAAAGAATACTCAAACTCTCGTGACTACCTGTCTTCTGTGTCTGGTGTCGTGTGCGCTACAGGTTCGCGTAGCGTCTCGAAAGAGAGAGAAAGTTGATTGTGACCTTCTCTCCCGCTAACCATGACTGAACAACATCACTATTGCAAAATGGTTAATCGTCACACTACTGAATCATAATAACTGTTTAAATTATGCTTCTGCCCATTAGCAACTATACCTAAAAGATTAATAGGAGCTATTTTCAAGTCAGCTACTACCCTGTCCAACACAGAACGATCAGTTTTATCTATCCTTGCTACCACCAAAAGACCGTCTGTTTCGGAAGCTACCAAAGTAGTATCAGCTAGTCCAACCAGAGGAGGAACATCATAAATAACCAAGTCAAAGCTGTTATAGAAATCTGCCATCAGTCGCTTCATTTTGTCAGATGAGAGCAACTTTGCACAATCAGGTGGTACAGGACCAGAAGTAATTATAGATAATTCGTTCATAGAAGGTAGTCTTTTCATTACTTGCTCAACAGGCAAATTTGAACTAATTAAATTACTCAATCCCCATAGATTATTTAAATTTGATAAGGTATGAATTCTGGGTCGGCGCATATCTGCATCTACAAGTAACACTCGTCGCCCCATATCTGTAGCTATTTGAGCTAGATTAAAAGCAATTGTAGATTTTCCGTCACCTTGCATAGGTGAAGTAATAGTAATAGATTTTATTTGACTATCAGAATTTAACAACTGAATATTTGTATAAAGCATTCGTACAGCTTCAACAAAGTTTGTGGAATACTTGTTATAGTACTGTTCTGTTACACTATTTACCTCGGTAATAGTTTCAGGAAGTGAATCTGACAACTGAAGGATCGCATTTTGTGATTTAATTATTCGGGGTTGATCACTTTGCAATTGCCTATTGAAGGGAATATCGCCTAATAAAGGAATTTTTACCCTTTCTTTGATACTCAAGGCATTATGATAGGTACGATCAAGTTTTTCCATTAGTAACGCTGCACCAATACCCAAGAAAATACTCGCAACTAGTCCTATAATTATATCACGTATGACACCTGAAGACACAACAGGATTTGTTGGCTGATTGGGTGCTTCAATTAATTGCCAACCTATTTCTGTCTGAGAATTTTGAATTTGCAAATTTTCGCGACTAGATAAAAAACGATTCAGACTTCCAGTAGCAATTTGTAATCTACGCTGAATTTCGGTATGTTGTCTAATTAATTCCGGTAATTGTGTGCTTTGTTGTTGCAAGATTTGCTGGTTTCTTTCCAGTTCTTGTTTGTTAACCTCCAAAGACTTAAGTACAGAAGCTGCTTCTGCTCGCAGGGTTCGTATATATCGTTCCGATTCTTCCTGTATTATTGGTATCAGGTTATCCCGTTTTTCCTTTAATGTGATAATGTTAGGGTTTTCGTCCTGTAAAAGAGTTGATGTAGTGGCAAGTTGAAGAACTAATTGACGCAATTCAGTATTTAACTCTTGATATACAGGATACTTATCCAACATTGCTGTTTTACCTTCTTCACTTTGTAAGAAAGCATAATTGGCACGAGCTTTCGCTAGCTGGAGATCCAGTTCTTGCTGTTGTTGAGTGAAGTTAACAGTTTGTCCAGCAATTTGACTAGCAAGGGATTCTGGGCTAATGAAATTATATCTTTGTTGAAAAATTTGCAATTCTCTCTGAACCTGATCTACTCGATTTTGGAGAGATGGCAATTCTCTATTAATGTATTGCAATCCTTGACCTAGCGCAGTTTGCCGTTTCTCCTTGCTGTATTCTAAATAGTCTTGAGAAATTTGCTCTAATACTTGTTTCGATTCCCGTGGGTCTTGACTACGATAACGCACTTCTAGAATTTTTGTTTGACCTAAACGAGCTATGTTCAAAGAATTGCTCAGATAGTTATAGTTAATGTATGGATAAATAGGTTGTAACTGCTTAATACTATTATTAATCAGGTCAGGACTCTTGAGGACTAGAATTTGACTTTCATAATCTAAAGTAGATTGATTAGATGACCTCAATGGGCTAATTTCATTGATCAGACCACTTACATTATTATTATAGTTTACAGGCTCAATCAGCATCTGAAACCTGCTTTCATATTCTAGTGGTTTGGGATTTAATAACAAGTTGACCACTACACCTGTCATCACAGTTGTTGCTACCCCTAGAATGATTACCATTCGGCGTTTCAACAAATCCATCAATTGTTTATAGTCCCATTCATCACCTGGCTCTTCACTGCCCATAATATTTTGATTTTGAAAAAATGGCGTTATGTAGTTGCTATTATGTCCCTGGTTTGAAGGCTTGTTATCTTGGTTATTCATATATTGATGTGATGTAATAATAAATTGTTGCCGTAGTCTATTGGTATTGATTGAGCGTGAATTACTCAATGTTAGCTAGGAATACCAATCAAATATTTATTTGACACACTTGTTACGAACAAATTCTGAATCTATATTTTATATTTAATTCCAACTACCTAAGTAGGTGATCGCGAAAATTTATAACCACTGTAAATACTGTATTTACTAGGATGGATCAATAGCATAGGCTATTTCATGATTGAATTTAAATTTATTATTTATACATTATGCATTACGTATATTATGTTACGGACTTAGTATAACACTCTATCCTGGATAGTTATATGTGTGTTACGCCCTTTGCTCATGGCGTGAAAAATTATATCGAAAACGTCCGCTTAAAAAGTGATTAACAACTTGATTAAGTAAATCTTAAGAAAATTAACTACTAGTGTATGAATGTTACAATAAGTCTGTAACTTATGGCTACCCCTATATTTAGAAAAAGCCCCTAATTTTTGGCTATTTAACGATCCAATCGCAATATGCCAAGCGTAAAAATACTGAGCTTTTAAATAAACATGGAAATTTGGCTATAAAAACAACCTGTAAAATATACTATTTTGTAAAGTTTTATGTAAAATTATTTTATTAAATAACATTCTCGATTATGAATACTGTGAAAGATATAAAACATAGTAGCTTTGGTAAGGATATATTTTTTCAAGCAAAATTACGTACTTTGATAGAAACTATTAATTACTGGGCATTATAGAAAATAACAGTTAAGTTTAGAGGGTGAATTAAATGTGACACAAGACTCTAGTCAAGTTTGTCAAGATATCAGGGAACAAAAATGGAACTTCCTTTACCCATGCGATGTACTAATTACTGAAGTTTTTAGGTGGTATAGCCCAGAAAGTTTGTTAAATCTAGAAGACGATCATCAATGAAACTCAACAAATGGATTAATCAAAAGGTAATATCGCCATCCATTGCTATTGAATCGGCATCTGAATATGAAGATTCTCTCGAAGTTCAGCAATCAATTAAGTTATCTGTTGTTACGCAGTATTTTCCTCCTGACTATGCGGCTACAGGACAATTGATAGAGGAACTCGTAAAGCAGTTAGAGCAGCAAGGGGTAAATATTGAAGTTTTTACCAGTCAGCCTGGATATGCCTTTAGCTTAAGTAAGGCACCATGTTTAGAAAGTGTGGATCGACTTAAGATCCAGCGATCGCGTAGCGCTCAACTATTTCCAGGAAGAATTCGTGGTAAACTTGCCAACGGTGTCTTATATACCTTACGTACTTTAATATATTTGTTGCCCGCTTGTCGGCGTAATGATGTATTATTAGTAACCACAGCCCCACCATTTTTGCCAATTGTGGGTTACATAGCCAATTTGCTCTTCAAATTTCCCTATGTCTGCATAATATATGATCTCTATCCAGATATCGTAATCTCGTTGGGCGTAGTCTCTAAAAATCACTGGGTAGCAAAACTCTGGCTGGCGATTAATCAGCGAGTTTGGCTCAAGTCTAAAGGGATTGTAGTTCTTAGCCCTGAGATGAAACAACGGGTTTTAGAACATTGTCCACAAGTGGCACATAAAATTTCTGTCATTCATAGCTGGGCTAACCATGAATTCATTATACCCATTGCCAAAGAAGAAAACTGGTTTGCTTGGAAGCACAACTTAGTGAATAAATTCACTGTGCTTTATTCTGGTAATATGGGTCGGTGTCATGATATAGATACCTTTTTAAAGGCTGCTATAGAATTGCAAAATGAGCCAGTGCAGTTTGTGTGTATTGGTGGGGGAGCCAAACGTGAGGAATTAATTGCACAAGTCAATGAATTAGGGCTAAATAATTTTACATTTTTGCCTTATCAAGATAAAAAAGATTTGCCCTATTCTCTCACCTCTGGCGATTTGTCTTTAGTGAGTATTAACCCATCCAGTGAAAGTTTAGTTTTACCTAGCAAACTTTACTCAGCATTAGCAAGCGGAAGACCATTGGCAGTAGTTTGTTCGCCCAACTCCAGTTTAAGAGAACTAATTGAGGAAGCCAAGTGTGGCGCTGCATTTGACCATGGTGATGGTCATGGACTGGCTGAATTTATCCTTTTGCTTCAGCGTAACCAACAAATACGGAAGCAGATGGGTAAAGCAGCTCGTCAGTATCTACAATCAAACTTTACGCCTAAAATAATTGCTCAACAATATCTTGATGTTTTGCGTCAGGCGTTGACGATGAAAAAGATTTAAGCACATCTTGGTATAGCAGAGGAGTTAGGCAGGTTTACTCAATACTTAAAACAATTTAGTGTGTCGAATTCATCTATTTGTGGTATAACTTGTTCAGGAAAAACAAAAAATAAGAATACAAACGTAGATTCGTGACTAATTTATTCTTAGGAGATTAGAAATCACATTTGAGTAAAAGAAGGATTGAAAAATATTCAATGCTTTCTCTAAATATACAATCCTCGTTTTTAGGAGTTGGGCTTCGATGGTCTAATTGATCTCAGTCCCTCCCAACGTAACCTTCCTATCTTATTTATATTATTAGGAGGTCGAATTGCAGAAAAGGTGTGACCGAAATCGAAAACGCTCAAAACGGAGAGCTATCTACTGTCCCATTCATAGCTGTTATCTGGATAGCGTGAGTAAAAAATATAAACTTTTCGCCGATCAAGCAGGTCAGTTAGAGCAACGGGGCTTAAGTCGGCGGGCTGCGTCCTTATTAATAGCCAATTACACAGCAGTTCCCATACAAGGAGAGTGGCTAGAGGCTTTTTGGTGTGAACAGTGTCAGGAAAAAAACTGGTATTATGTGCGTCAGTCTGATGATGGCATATATAAAATTTCCTTAGCACCCAGGGAATTATGGCAGCAGGTAACAGGGGTAATTGATCCTCATGGTAATCCTACAGTTGGTGAGTTTACGCGGATGAATGCCAAACAACTCAGTTGTCATACCCTCAATTCTTTTTATTGCCTTTAAGCGATAACAAGGACAAGGTTTTCTATCACTTGATGCAAGAAAGGAGTTCAAAATGAAAGATATTGGAGCAACCATTTGGTTTACAGGACTGAGTGGTTCTGGTAAAAGCACTATCAGCGCTGAAGTCGCGAAAATCTTACGTAAGCGTGGACTCAAAGTTGAGGTTTTAGATGGAGATATAGTGCGCCAAAATCTCACCAAAGATTTAGGCTTTAGTAGGGCAGATAGAGATGAAAACATTCGCAGAATTGGTTTTGTTGCCCAGTTATTAACTCGAAATGGTGTGATAGTATTAGTTTCTGCTATTTCCCCCTATGGGGATGTGCGGCAAGAGGTACGCCAAAAAATTGGTAATAATTTTATTGAAGTATATGTGAATGCGCCCTTGGCTACTTGTGAAGAGCGTGATGTTAAAGGCTTGTATAAACGAGCGCGTCAAGGTGAAATTAAGTTTTTCACAGGTATTGATGATCCTTATGAACCTCCTTTAAAAGCAGAAGTTGAATGTTTAACTGGTCAAGAAGATATTGAACAAAGTGTGGCAAAAGTAATAGAGCAATTCGATGTTTTATGTAGCAATTTAGCTGTATCTTCTGCTTGTTTATAATTAAGTTAGAGACAAAATTTATCAAGATTTAGTTTAGTTTGATGGGTCTGTCCTTGAATGAAATCTACTTGGTTTACTGGCTATAAAAGCATGGCAAAACTACACTTTTGTAAGGATAAAAACCCTAAAAACTAATAACTGAAACAAGAAAAATTTCATAATTAAAGCTAAATAAAACAAGGTAATTTTAATGTGAGGAAACCCAATACAATCTCTACTAGAGTTATTTATACATCAGAGAGCCGAATTCGCCACCCGTTGCAATTATTTAGAGAGATGGGGCGCGATTTGTTGGCATCAAGAGAACTAGCATGGCGATTATTGGTCAGAGATATTAGCGCTCAATATCGACAATCTCTGTTTGGGGTATTGTGGGCATTTTTACCACCTATTATTACGGCGGGTGGGTTGCTTGTAGCTAGAAATGCTGGGGCTGTCAATATTGGAGATACAGATATTCCCTATCCGGCTTATGTGATGTTTAGCATGGCATTATGGCAGACTTTTGTAGAATCATTAAATTCTCCGATTGCAGCTGTGAATACAGCAAAACCAATGCTGGCAAAAATTAACTTCCCTAAAGAAGCGATTATATTAGCAAAGTTGGGGGAAGTATTTTTTAACTTTGGTATTAAATTAATTTTGATTTTGGGTTTGTTTATTTGGTTCCAGATTCCGGTGACTTGGAATTTATTGCTTGCGCCAGTGGCTTTGATTCACTTGGTCATATTAGGTACTGGAATTGGTTTGTTGTTGGCTCCTATTGGGGCTTTATATGGAGATATCGCCAAAGCTATACCGTTAATTGTGTCTCCTTGGTTGTTGTTGACTCCTGTGATTTATCCGACTCCTAAAGAGGGATTGTTTGCTACTATTGTTAATTTAAATCCGGTGACACCTTTGTTGGTGACTACACGAGATTTAGCAACAAGTGGATTAGTGACTAACCCTGCTGGTTTTTGGGTTGTTAGTGGTTTGGCGTTTGGGTTGTTGTTAGTGGCTTGGGTATGGTATCGCTTGGCAATTCCGTTTGTTGTGGAGCGGATGAGTTCGTAATTTATCCCCTGATTGTACCTGATTGTATTTGTAGTTAATTTTATATTCATTACTAGCTATGACTTTGCTGACATCTGATCAAGACACTTTTGAACAACCACAAAATGACGAAGTTGTTTTATCAGTGAAGAATGTATCTAAGCGGTTTTGTCGAGATTTGAAGCGATCGCTGTTTTATGGGATACAAGATATAGCGGGTGAAGTGTTGGGATCAAGTAGAAGTAGTGTCTCGCTGCGGAAGAGCGAGTTTTGGGCGCTGAAGGATGTCAGCCTAGAATTGCGCCGTGGGGAAGCTTTAGGATTAGTTGGGGCAAATGGGGCCGGGAAGACGACGCTGCTAAAGGTTATTAGTGGTTTGATTAAGCCGGATCATGGTTCGGTAGAGGTTAATGGACGAGTTGCGCCGTTGATTGCTTTGGGGGCTGGGTTTAATCCGATTTTGACGGGAAGGGAAAATATTTATGTCAATATGTCGATTTTGGGGCTTTCTAAAGAAGAGATTGATGAACGGTTTGATCAGGTTGTAGAGTTTGCCGAGATTGGGGAAGCAATTGATGCCCCAGTACAGAGTTATAGTTCTGGGATGGCGGCTAGGTTGGGGTTTGCAAGTGCAATTCATACAGAGCCAGATATTTTATTGATTGATGAAGTGCTAGCGGTTGGTGATGCCAAATTCAGAAGCAAGTGCACACGTAAACTGACTGAGCTTCGCCAGAAAGGGACAGCTTTTATCTTTGTGAGTCATAATTCTATGGCAATTATGGCAGTTGCCACTTCTGCTATTTATTTGTGTCGCGGTAACTTATTATTCTCTGGCAGTACAGAAACAGTTATTAGAAAGTATGAGGAAGATTTATTTCTAGATGGTGTAGAAGTTACTCAAGGAGGAATGTATTTCAAACAAAGAACAGAATCTCAAAGTTCTGGCATAGATATCACTTCTCTTTGTTTCCAGGATTCACAAGGGAAAACACTAGATTTTATTACTAGCGGTGAACCTGCTAGTTTTTGTTCTAAGCTTAGGGTACATCGGTACATCGAAGATATCAGCTTACGGATAGAAGTTCGTGAAGTAGGTGGAGACAATGACACGGTTTTATTTCTAAGTGGGCTAATGGATGGAAAAAGTTTTGATGCTCACCCAGGAAAATGTGAGATATTAATTGATATGCCATATGTGGGTTTTAAACCAGGAATTTATACAGCAAATATTAATGTCAGACAAGGTAAGCATTTTATGTTTGACACCATTGAATCCTATAAATTTATAGTCAAAGGAGATGCAAATATGAGTAAATGCAACTTTTATCAACCTCGCTCATGGCATTTTAAAGCCTTATATTAAATGAATAAATAACGTCGGTTTTATATTGATACTGTTTTAAACATTACCAAAGGAATATCCATTGATTATGAATTTACTTTATGTTGGAGATAATAGAAATAGATCAAATTGGGGTTGTAGAGCTACCTCTATTGCCTTAAGACAATTATTAGATAATGAGTTTAATGTTAGTCAAGTTATCTATGGTAACTATATAGCTTTTGATATTAAAGCTGGACTAGGAGAAAATATAACTTATAATCATAACAGGTTTTATAAAAGATACTATCGTAGAATAACTAATTTGTTGTTTAAAAAACAAACATTTTTTCAAACAAGAGTTAATTTTAGTGAGAACAGCAATGATTACTTAACGCTTGATTTTAACAAGAATTTACATGAATTTCTTAAATATCAAGGAAAAAATGAAAATGTTGATTTCATACATAATGCAGTTTTAGGCTGTGATGCTATTGTTGTTAATGGAGAAGGTTCATTCATATTTTCAAATCCGCCAAGAAGAGATACACTATTTTTTCTATTATTAGCTGATTTGGCTAAACATTTTGGAAAAAAAATATATTTCGTCAACGGAATGATTTCTGACTGCCCTAGAACTGGGAAAAATGAAATAATTTTTGAATATACAACTCAAAAATTTATTGAGTCTAGTTTTGTATCAGTGAGAGATAAAGAATCTTTTAATTATTTAAAATCAGCTAATTTAGACCTTAACTGCAAGTATATTCCTGATGCTTTATTCAGTTGGTTTCGATATTTTCGTGATAATCAATATCCTAAAATTATTAACGGCGATTTCCTAATACCTTTTCCTGAGCAAGAGTCATACTTTGGTAAATTAGATTTATCCAAACCTTATATTTGCGTTGGAGGAAGTTCTTTAGCTGCTTGGGATAAAGAAAAAGCTATTCCAAGATATATAGAATTGGTCAATACTCTAAAAAATATTGGAATTAATATTGTTTTAGTCCAAAGTTGTGGCGGTGATGGATTCTTACGACAAGTTGGATTGAGTACAAATATTCCCATAGTACCTGTAGAAACTCCTATTTTACTGGCGGCAACAGTTTTGGCTAATGCCCAACTATTTATATCTGGGCGCTATCATCCATCTATTATGGCTTCTTTGGGAGGAACTCCTTGTATATTTCTAGGTTCTAATTCACATAAGACTAGAAGCTTACAAGACGTTCTTGAATATCAGAATGTAGTAGAGTTCTCTGCTTATCCACCTTTACAAGAGTGTCAAGAGATTCTTAAAATGGCTCAAGAAATTCTGGAAGAAGGTGAAGAAAGAAGAAATAAAATTACAACAGTAGTTAAGAAACTTGCACTAGAGGCTGAAATTTTAACTAATTTTATTAAGTGAGTAAAAAAATATATACATTTTATAACTCATGACAGTAATAACAATTATTCCAGCGAGAGGAGGATCTAAGGGTCTTGCTGGTAAAAACATTCGTCTAATTAAGGGCAAACCGCTGATTGCCTATTCCATAGAAGATGCCCAGGAAGCGCGTTTAGTAGACCAAGTTTATGTATCCACAGATAACTCAGAAATTGCATCTGTATCACGCAGCTATGGAGCAGAAGTAATTCAACGCCCAATAAAATTGGCTACAGATACTGCATCATCAGAATCGGCTCTACTCCATGCTTTAACTGAAATTGAAAAAACAGGTATCAACCCTGAACTGGTTGTATTTTTACAATGTACATCTCCTCTACGTACTGGATCAGATATTGATCGGGCTATCGAGCAATTGCGTTCAGAAAATGCAGATTCCTTACTCTCTGTTTCCCGAACCCATCGTTTTCTTTGGCATCAGGTCAACGGTGTTACTGAGTCTATTAATTATGACTACCGCCAGCGCCAGCGTCGCCAAGATATGAATCCCCAATATATGGAAAATGGTTCAATTTATATCTTTAAACCTTGGGTATTAAAAGAGTTAAATAACCGATTGGGGGGCATAATTT comes from the Nodularia sp. NIES-3585 genome and includes:
- a CDS encoding polysaccharide biosynthesis tyrosine autokinase, which translates into the protein MNNQDNKPSNQGHNSNYITPFFQNQNIMGSEEPGDEWDYKQLMDLLKRRMVIILGVATTVMTGVVVNLLLNPKPLEYESRFQMLIEPVNYNNNVSGLINEISPLRSSNQSTLDYESQILVLKSPDLINNSIKQLQPIYPYINYNYLSNSLNIARLGQTKILEVRYRSQDPRESKQVLEQISQDYLEYSKEKRQTALGQGLQYINRELPSLQNRVDQVQRELQIFQQRYNFISPESLASQIAGQTVNFTQQQQELDLQLAKARANYAFLQSEEGKTAMLDKYPVYQELNTELRQLVLQLATTSTLLQDENPNIITLKEKRDNLIPIIQEESERYIRTLRAEAASVLKSLEVNKQELERNQQILQQQSTQLPELIRQHTEIQRRLQIATGSLNRFLSSRENLQIQNSQTEIGWQLIEAPNQPTNPVVSSGVIRDIIIGLVASIFLGIGAALLMEKLDRTYHNALSIKERVKIPLLGDIPFNRQLQSDQPRIIKSQNAILQLSDSLPETITEVNSVTEQYYNKYSTNFVEAVRMLYTNIQLLNSDSQIKSITITSPMQGDGKSTIAFNLAQIATDMGRRVLLVDADMRRPRIHTLSNLNNLWGLSNLISSNLPVEQVMKRLPSMNELSIITSGPVPPDCAKLLSSDKMKRLMADFYNSFDLVIYDVPPLVGLADTTLVASETDGLLVVARIDKTDRSVLDRVVADLKIAPINLLGIVANGQKHNLNSYYDSVV
- a CDS encoding glycosyltransferase family 4 protein — encoded protein: MKLNKWINQKVISPSIAIESASEYEDSLEVQQSIKLSVVTQYFPPDYAATGQLIEELVKQLEQQGVNIEVFTSQPGYAFSLSKAPCLESVDRLKIQRSRSAQLFPGRIRGKLANGVLYTLRTLIYLLPACRRNDVLLVTTAPPFLPIVGYIANLLFKFPYVCIIYDLYPDIVISLGVVSKNHWVAKLWLAINQRVWLKSKGIVVLSPEMKQRVLEHCPQVAHKISVIHSWANHEFIIPIAKEENWFAWKHNLVNKFTVLYSGNMGRCHDIDTFLKAAIELQNEPVQFVCIGGGAKREELIAQVNELGLNNFTFLPYQDKKDLPYSLTSGDLSLVSINPSSESLVLPSKLYSALASGRPLAVVCSPNSSLRELIEEAKCGAAFDHGDGHGLAEFILLLQRNQQIRKQMGKAARQYLQSNFTPKIIAQQYLDVLRQALTMKKI
- the cysC gene encoding adenylyl-sulfate kinase, with amino-acid sequence MKDIGATIWFTGLSGSGKSTISAEVAKILRKRGLKVEVLDGDIVRQNLTKDLGFSRADRDENIRRIGFVAQLLTRNGVIVLVSAISPYGDVRQEVRQKIGNNFIEVYVNAPLATCEERDVKGLYKRARQGEIKFFTGIDDPYEPPLKAEVECLTGQEDIEQSVAKVIEQFDVLCSNLAVSSACL
- a CDS encoding ABC transporter permease, with product MRKPNTISTRVIYTSESRIRHPLQLFREMGRDLLASRELAWRLLVRDISAQYRQSLFGVLWAFLPPIITAGGLLVARNAGAVNIGDTDIPYPAYVMFSMALWQTFVESLNSPIAAVNTAKPMLAKINFPKEAIILAKLGEVFFNFGIKLILILGLFIWFQIPVTWNLLLAPVALIHLVILGTGIGLLLAPIGALYGDIAKAIPLIVSPWLLLTPVIYPTPKEGLFATIVNLNPVTPLLVTTRDLATSGLVTNPAGFWVVSGLAFGLLLVAWVWYRLAIPFVVERMSS
- a CDS encoding polysaccharide ABC transporter ATP-binding protein; this encodes MTLLTSDQDTFEQPQNDEVVLSVKNVSKRFCRDLKRSLFYGIQDIAGEVLGSSRSSVSLRKSEFWALKDVSLELRRGEALGLVGANGAGKTTLLKVISGLIKPDHGSVEVNGRVAPLIALGAGFNPILTGRENIYVNMSILGLSKEEIDERFDQVVEFAEIGEAIDAPVQSYSSGMAARLGFASAIHTEPDILLIDEVLAVGDAKFRSKCTRKLTELRQKGTAFIFVSHNSMAIMAVATSAIYLCRGNLLFSGSTETVIRKYEEDLFLDGVEVTQGGMYFKQRTESQSSGIDITSLCFQDSQGKTLDFITSGEPASFCSKLRVHRYIEDISLRIEVREVGGDNDTVLFLSGLMDGKSFDAHPGKCEILIDMPYVGFKPGIYTANINVRQGKHFMFDTIESYKFIVKGDANMSKCNFYQPRSWHFKALY
- a CDS encoding polysaccharide pyruvyl transferase family protein; the encoded protein is MNLLYVGDNRNRSNWGCRATSIALRQLLDNEFNVSQVIYGNYIAFDIKAGLGENITYNHNRFYKRYYRRITNLLFKKQTFFQTRVNFSENSNDYLTLDFNKNLHEFLKYQGKNENVDFIHNAVLGCDAIVVNGEGSFIFSNPPRRDTLFFLLLADLAKHFGKKIYFVNGMISDCPRTGKNEIIFEYTTQKFIESSFVSVRDKESFNYLKSANLDLNCKYIPDALFSWFRYFRDNQYPKIINGDFLIPFPEQESYFGKLDLSKPYICVGGSSLAAWDKEKAIPRYIELVNTLKNIGINIVLVQSCGGDGFLRQVGLSTNIPIVPVETPILLAATVLANAQLFISGRYHPSIMASLGGTPCIFLGSNSHKTRSLQDVLEYQNVVEFSAYPPLQECQEILKMAQEILEEGEERRNKITTVVKKLALEAEILTNFIK
- a CDS encoding cytidylyltransferase domain-containing protein, which gives rise to MTVITIIPARGGSKGLAGKNIRLIKGKPLIAYSIEDAQEARLVDQVYVSTDNSEIASVSRSYGAEVIQRPIKLATDTASSESALLHALTEIEKTGINPELVVFLQCTSPLRTGSDIDRAIEQLRSENADSLLSVSRTHRFLWHQVNGVTESINYDYRQRQRRQDMNPQYMENGSIYIFKPWVLKELNNRLGGIISMFVMSEEQSYEIDSLEDFEYVAFLMNQAHKY